A stretch of the Teretinema zuelzerae genome encodes the following:
- a CDS encoding restriction endonuclease subunit S — translation MTKNLLKNTIDKGGEVSPLAANSSSSPSAPPAGFSAPPHEELPTGWRIVSVNDIAQKTTIGPFGSRMKSETYTKSGVPVIRGTNLSNGKLLSGDWVYISEEFADELSNCVVTKEDLVFPHRGSIGEVGVVPPNPDRYVISSSLMMLRCDKTKALSDYLYYFFKSSKGKFELLKNASQVGTPGIGQPLSSLRDIEISLPPLSEQYKISQILSSLDAKMELNRTTNQTLEEIAKALFKSWFVDFDPVYAKTRGEHPVGMDDATAALFPDNLVESELGLIPQGWEIKPITQLLLFNPATKMAKKNARYIDMKNIPIAGPAVIDMTYREFTSGSKFVNGDTIFARITPCTENGKTAYINTLEINEVAWGSTEFIVIRPQSTIPSEIGYFFARDESFRAFAIANMTGSSGRQRVPVNIFEKYLVVIPPIEIYTAFGRIAHQTINLITQKDQEIKVLANIRDTLIPKLMSGKISVRNIPSNYQGV, via the coding sequence ATGACTAAAAACCTTCTAAAAAATACAATTGATAAAGGAGGGGAAGTCTCCCCCCTCGCTGCAAACTCCTCGTCGTCACCTTCGGCTCCTCCTGCGGGGTTTTCCGCTCCCCCCCACGAAGAGCTACCAACGGGGTGGCGTATTGTTTCGGTTAATGATATAGCACAAAAAACAACCATTGGCCCATTTGGCTCTAGGATGAAAAGTGAGACATATACTAAGTCCGGTGTTCCAGTAATACGAGGAACAAATCTGAGTAACGGTAAATTACTATCGGGAGATTGGGTATATATTTCTGAGGAATTTGCTGATGAATTATCTAATTGCGTAGTAACCAAAGAAGATCTAGTATTTCCTCATCGAGGTTCAATCGGTGAAGTAGGTGTCGTCCCTCCCAATCCAGACCGATATGTTATCTCCTCAAGCTTAATGATGCTTCGATGTGACAAAACTAAGGCTTTGTCAGATTACTTGTATTATTTCTTTAAATCCTCCAAGGGTAAATTTGAGTTGCTGAAAAACGCATCACAAGTCGGAACTCCTGGAATTGGACAACCTTTAAGTTCTCTACGTGATATCGAGATATCATTACCACCACTTTCAGAACAGTATAAAATTTCCCAAATACTTTCTTCTCTCGATGCAAAAATGGAACTCAATCGCACGACTAATCAAACTCTCGAAGAAATAGCCAAAGCCCTTTTCAAGAGCTGGTTTGTGGACTTTGATCCAGTTTACGCTAAAACCCGAGGCGAACACCCCGTGGGTATGGATGACGCCACTGCGGCCCTCTTCCCTGACAACTTAGTAGAGTCAGAACTCGGATTGATCCCGCAAGGGTGGGAAATTAAGCCAATTACTCAATTATTGCTGTTTAATCCTGCTACGAAGATGGCCAAGAAAAATGCCCGTTACATCGATATGAAGAATATTCCTATTGCAGGGCCTGCCGTTATTGATATGACCTATCGTGAATTTACTTCAGGATCAAAATTTGTTAATGGAGATACTATTTTTGCAAGAATTACGCCATGTACTGAAAATGGTAAAACTGCATACATTAATACACTTGAAATAAATGAAGTAGCTTGGGGTTCGACTGAATTTATTGTTATTCGACCACAATCTACCATACCTTCAGAAATTGGTTATTTTTTTGCTCGAGATGAATCATTTCGTGCATTTGCGATTGCAAATATGACCGGATCGAGTGGAAGGCAACGTGTTCCGGTTAATATCTTCGAAAAGTATTTAGTAGTAATACCCCCGATTGAAATTTATACGGCATTTGGAAGAATAGCTCACCAAACCATTAACCTGATAACCCAAAAGGATCAGGAAATTAAAGTTTTAGCAAATATTCGTGACACCCTCATCCCCAAGCTGATGTCTGGGAAAATATCGGTCAGAAATATTCCTAGTAATTATCAAGGAGTGTGA
- a CDS encoding Abi family protein — MRKKYEKPALPVVAQLEILKNRGLTIDNLENADKYLTFHNYYYVSGYIYYFEKKAEYRTHVLSAPFMFSDVQALMTFDQTLRELVLSAIQPIEVAIRCTLARIVSLKYGPFCLENPEILKKKYRYENLQKTLNKALTEHENEPFISHFTSTYEDPIPPIWVMTEILSIGSVSWIYDSLTTDLQKQIAHELDVDHILLVSWLRAITELRNTCAHHSRLWNKVFVNAPKIRKTERRFSFRSDGENRLGSLIPFIIDLLTTISALPDWEARLSQLLMSCPYIKPDDLGLSAWWSIS; from the coding sequence ATGAGAAAAAAGTACGAAAAACCCGCATTACCTGTCGTAGCTCAGCTAGAAATTCTTAAAAATCGTGGCTTGACGATAGATAACCTTGAAAATGCTGATAAATATCTCACATTTCATAATTATTACTACGTAAGTGGGTATATCTACTATTTTGAGAAAAAAGCCGAATATCGAACCCATGTACTCTCCGCGCCTTTCATGTTTTCTGATGTACAGGCGCTCATGACCTTTGATCAGACTTTGCGGGAACTAGTCCTTTCGGCTATTCAACCGATAGAGGTCGCTATTCGATGTACTTTAGCCCGTATTGTATCCCTTAAATATGGGCCGTTTTGTCTTGAGAACCCTGAAATCCTGAAAAAAAAATATCGGTATGAGAATCTACAGAAAACACTAAACAAGGCATTAACGGAACATGAAAATGAGCCTTTCATCTCGCATTTCACGAGTACCTACGAAGATCCCATTCCTCCAATTTGGGTGATGACCGAGATACTTTCCATCGGGTCCGTTTCCTGGATTTATGATAGCCTTACTACTGATTTGCAGAAACAAATTGCCCATGAGCTGGATGTAGATCACATATTATTGGTTTCTTGGCTTAGGGCGATCACGGAGCTTCGAAATACCTGTGCTCATCATTCGCGACTCTGGAATAAGGTTTTCGTGAATGCCCCTAAGATTCGCAAGACCGAGCGGCGTTTTTCCTTTCGTTCAGACGGGGAGAATCGTCTAGGTTCGCTCATTCCGTTTATTATAGATTTACTTACGACAATATCCGCGCTTCCCGACTGGGAAGCGCGTCTAAGTCAGCTCCTTATGAGTTGTCCCTATATAAAACCCGATGATCTTGGACTTTCTGCGTGGTGGAGCATTTCATGA
- a CDS encoding class I SAM-dependent DNA methyltransferase: protein MTPEQIAFLSSLETKLWTAANKLLPSLDAARYKHIMLGLIFLKYVSDSFNIRVDELTKDFSDPDADYFLGDDVDNNLLLGELENRDYYTEKNVFWVPECARWKNIEATCRLPLGLKLPWGDEFKGVGKLLDDAMDAIERENPKLKNILFKDFAREGIEDRVYGQLISDIVSTIPFTHETLGSKDILGHVYEYFLGEFASAEGKKGGQFYTPKSIVSLIVEILEPYAGRVYDPAMGSGGFFVQSEKFIEAHSDTRGTISVYGQESNPTTWRLAAMNMAIRGIDFNFGGEPGNTFTRDMHPDLRADFVMANPPFNQDEWWDESLASDRRWEGFLTPPKRNANFAWLLHMLYHLNENGSLGLLLANGSMSSATNGEDEIRKKLLENDLVECMVALPGQLFTNTQIPACIWFLTKNKKARTLAKGTFRDRRGEVLFIDARNLGSMVSRVQRIFSDDDIAKIAGTVHAWKTGKSYENVTGFCKSASMDELKKNDFVLTPGRYVGSAVVETDDEPFVEKMERLTTILGHQFAEGSRLELEIRTQLASIGFEIPE from the coding sequence ATGACACCTGAACAAATTGCTTTTCTTTCCTCTCTTGAAACAAAACTCTGGACTGCCGCTAATAAGCTACTCCCGAGCCTAGATGCCGCGCGGTATAAGCATATCATGCTCGGACTTATCTTCTTGAAATACGTCTCGGACTCCTTCAATATCCGGGTTGATGAGCTTACGAAGGACTTTAGCGACCCAGATGCCGACTATTTTCTTGGCGATGACGTCGATAATAACCTCCTTCTTGGGGAGCTCGAAAACCGTGACTATTACACTGAAAAAAATGTATTTTGGGTACCTGAATGTGCCCGGTGGAAAAATATTGAGGCAACCTGCCGACTCCCCCTCGGCTTAAAGCTCCCCTGGGGCGACGAATTCAAGGGCGTCGGTAAACTTCTTGATGACGCGATGGACGCCATTGAGCGCGAGAACCCGAAACTCAAGAATATCCTTTTCAAGGACTTTGCCCGGGAGGGAATCGAGGATCGGGTATACGGGCAACTGATCAGCGATATCGTAAGCACGATTCCCTTTACCCATGAAACCCTTGGTTCGAAGGACATTCTCGGTCATGTGTACGAGTATTTTCTTGGCGAGTTCGCAAGCGCGGAAGGCAAGAAGGGTGGGCAATTCTATACCCCAAAATCCATCGTAAGCCTCATAGTCGAGATCCTTGAACCCTATGCCGGGCGCGTATATGATCCGGCCATGGGTTCTGGCGGCTTTTTCGTCCAGTCCGAGAAGTTTATCGAGGCGCACTCCGATACCCGGGGCACGATCTCAGTCTATGGTCAGGAATCGAATCCCACAACGTGGCGGCTTGCGGCCATGAATATGGCCATCCGGGGGATCGACTTTAACTTCGGCGGCGAGCCGGGGAATACCTTCACCCGCGATATGCACCCCGATCTCCGGGCCGATTTCGTAATGGCAAACCCGCCGTTCAACCAGGACGAATGGTGGGACGAATCCCTCGCAAGCGATCGCCGGTGGGAGGGTTTCCTAACACCCCCAAAGCGTAACGCGAATTTCGCCTGGCTTCTGCACATGCTCTATCACCTAAACGAAAACGGCTCTCTGGGGCTCCTTCTTGCCAACGGTTCCATGAGTTCTGCGACTAATGGCGAGGACGAGATTCGGAAGAAGCTGCTAGAAAATGACCTTGTGGAATGCATGGTCGCCCTCCCTGGCCAGCTTTTCACGAATACGCAGATTCCCGCATGTATTTGGTTCCTTACCAAGAATAAAAAGGCACGAACCCTTGCGAAAGGTACATTCCGCGATCGTCGGGGTGAAGTCCTCTTCATAGATGCACGAAATTTGGGGTCCATGGTGAGCCGGGTTCAGCGCATCTTTTCGGACGATGATATCGCTAAGATAGCTGGAACGGTTCATGCTTGGAAGACCGGTAAGTCATACGAAAACGTAACCGGATTTTGCAAGTCTGCCTCCATGGATGAACTCAAAAAGAACGATTTTGTACTTACACCCGGCCGATATGTCGGCTCTGCCGTGGTAGAAACCGATGATGAACCGTTTGTCGAGAAAATGGAGCGCCTAACAACCATTCTTGGGCATCAGTTTGCCGAAGGCAGCCGCCTGGAATTGGAGATCCGTACCCAACTCGCCTCCATCGGTTTTGAGATTCCCGAATGA